The genomic stretch GGCAAGGACGGCAAGCAATACGTGCTGGTCGTGGCGGGCGGTCATGGTTCCCTGGGGACCAAGCAGGGTGACTATGTGATGGCGTTCAAGCTGGCCGACTAAGCCTGCCAGCAACAAAAAAGCCCCGGGATTCCGGGGCTTTTTATTGGCAACTGTAGGAGCTGGCTTGCCGGCTCCTACAGGGGGTCACACGATACTGCGCTCGCGCCGCATCCACATCTCAAAGGCCATGGCATTCAATGGCCGGCTGATCAGGTAGCCCTGGGCCGTGTCGCAGTTCCACTGTTTGAGCAGCTTCAGGCTCGGCTCGAATTCCACCCCTTCGGCCACCACCTTGAGCCCCAGGTTGTGGCTCATCTCGATGGTCGAACGCACGATCACCCCATCGCCGCTGGTGCTGTCGAGGTTGCGCACAAACGACTGGTCGATCTTCAGTTCCTGCACCGGCAAGCGCTGCAACTGGGCCAGGGACGAGTAGCCGGTGCCAAAATCGTCCACCGACAGGCTGATGCCACACCCGCGCAGCTGCTCAAGGATTCGCAAGGCCTGTTCCGGGTTGTGCATGATTGCGCTTTCGGTGATCTCGAAGATCAATTGCCCGGCCAACACCCCATGCAGTTCCAGCAACTGCGTCACACGCGGTGCCAGCCCTTCGTCGCCCAGGTCGTCCACCGAAATATTCACCGACAGCTGTACTTGCAGCCCGCGCAGGCTCCACTCCGCCAACTGGCGGATGGCGGCTTCGATCACCCAATGGGTCAGGCTGGCCATGCTGCCGGAGCGTTCGGCCAAGGGGATGAATTCGGCGGGGGACACCAGGCCCAGGGTCGGGTGCTGCCAGCGCAACAGGGCCTCGGCCTGGCGCACATAGCCGTGGCGCAGATCGAGCTTGGGCTGATAGCACAGGAACAATTCGCCTTCGATGGCAGCTCGACGCAGATCGCGGATCAGGCTGATCTGGCGTTGATGGGCCAGGTCGCGGTCCCGTTGATAGATCTGCAGATAGCCGGGCAGCGCGGCGGCATCGTGGCGGGCAATGGCGGCGCGGCTGATCAGTTCTTCGACCTGCTGGCCATCTTCGGGGTAGGCGGCAATGCCCATGCTCACTTCGTGGCGCAGCTCGTCACCGCCGACCCGCTGCGGTTCGGTCAGCAGGCTGTACAGGTGATCGGCGCGGGCCACGGCACTGTCGAGCTGGGTGTTTTCCAGCAGCACGAGGAACTCGCTGCCGGTGATACGCGCCGCCGAATCCCCCGCCTCCAGGCTAGACAGCAGGCAGCGGCTGGCTTCACGCAGCATTTCCTCGACGCCCTGGGGGCCGAAGCCTTCGTTGATCAGCCGGTAGTTTTCAATCCCCAGGTACAGCAACACCACCGGCCGCCGCGCACTGATCGCACTCCCCAGGCGCTCCATGGCCAGGGCGCGGTTGGGCAGCCCGGTCAGGGCATCGTGCAAGGCGTTATGGGCCAGTTGCCGTTCGCGCACGGCGATACCGCCCTGCATCGCATTGAAGGCACGGGCCAGCAGGCCGAACTCATCTTTGCCGCGCACCGTGACCGGCGTGCGGTAATCACCCGCGCCGATGCGCTCGGACGCCTGCACCAGAGCATCGAGCGGGCGCGATACGCGGCGCGCCATCAACAGTGCGCCCACCAGCGAGACCATCAAGGCCGCCAGGGCAATACCGAGAAATTGCCGATCCAGCGGCGCGAATGATTGCAGGGCATGGTCCAGCGGGCTTTGCAGCAAGGCCATGACTTGCCCGCCATCCCCGGTGTTGGCCAGAGGCACGACTTTGCTCAGAAAACGTTGGCCACGAAACTCGATCATCTGCCCCTGCGCGGCGCTGCTGGAGTCTTGCAGCATCTGGATGATGGCCGGGCGATCCCCCAGTGGCTGGGTGCTGAACAAGGTGCCCGGTTGCCCGTTCTCGACGCTCATCAATGACACTTCCAGGTTGCTCAGGGAGCGCAGTTCACTGACAAACGTCTCATTCATGGCAAACCCCATGACCACCCGCGCCACGGGCAACGGATTGAGCACCTCCTCCTCGACCAGCAAGAAAGGCCGGCCAGCCAGGGCCACGATCAGGACTTGCAGGGAGTTGCGCCGGGCCCGGCGCAATGCCTTGGCGTAGGGGAAGGCTTGCTGGCGGGGAACCTCAGCCAGGGTACTGGCAATAACCTGCCCGTCGAGCCCCAGCACAAACACCTCGCTGCCCCGCACGCCCGTGCCATGGCGCTGCAAGACAGCAAGAATCTGTGACGGCTGGCCTGCGGCAACGGCCCGGCGAAACTGTGCGTCCACCGTCAGCCAGTCCAGGCCGTACTGCAGGCGCCGCCCACGCAGGTCCAGAAGGCGCTCGAACACCCGGCTGCCGGTCTCCAGTTGCACTTGTGCCTGGTTCTCCACCGCACGGGTGGTAGCCACTTTCACGGCGAAGTACACCGCACCCACCACCACCAGCAGCAGCAACGCCAACACCCCGGTCAGGCGCGTCTGGAAAGCGTGGCGCCATTTCATCCGCTTGCCTCCTGGCAACGTGCCCGCGCCCCAGCTCAAGCGTCCTTTTGTCATACGCATCCCTCGCGACGGCAGACCCGGCGTCAAAAAAATGCCCTTTCATCAGGGCATTCGGACATCCAGATTAGTCTTCGCAGAGAAGAAGTAAAACCTAATAAATGCGGGAGGTTGGCTGACATTATTTTGACGACAAATCACCGTCTAAACGGCCCGGGCACGCATGAAATCGCCCCAGCGGCGTACCAGGTAGTTGTGCTCGTCCATCACCGAGTTCCACACCGCGATATGTCCCATGCGCTGCTCGTAAGAGCCGCCATCGCGCACTTCGCCAATGTCGATCAGTGGCAGGCCATCGCTGCCCGGCAACTCTTCGCGGGCAGGCAAACCGGCGTACCAGTAGTCCCACTCGGCGCTGCTCAGGTGGTCGCGGCTACGGGCCGGGTTACCGATGTAATAGCCCTGGCGAGCCATCACCGCGCCGGGCCACCCCGACAGCCACCAGTTGAGGTAGGCATAGGCCGCATCCAGCACCGGGCCTTTGGCGTGACGCGACAGCGACAGGCCGCCGAACCAGGCGCGATAGCCTTCACGGGGCACTGCCAGACGGTATTTGACCCCGGCCCGATGCAGGCGCATCAAGGTGGGCGACCACAGGCTCTGGATATCGATACTGGGGCTGAGCATCAATTGCGCCGCTTCCTCGTCGTCGGACCAGAACGCGGCGAAATGGCCTTCCTTCTGCTTGCGCACGAGGATGTCAGCCAGCACATCAATCTCTTCGATGCTCATGTTGCCGATGTCGTTGAAGCGGGCCAGCCCGGCGCCCTGCACTGCCAGCGCCGCATCCAGGGCACCGATGGCGGCGTCGCTCTGCAGTGCGGTGCGGGCGCGCAAGGCGGGGTCCAGCAACCAGCCCCAGCTTTCGTTGCTGCGGCAAAAGCCTTCGGGCAAGCGCTCGGGCCGGTAGGCAAAACTGTCGGCATTGTGGGTCAGGGGCAACATGCTGATGCGCTCGGTGACGTTGCTGCCCAGGCTGCCATCGTGCTGCACGAACAGGCGCTCGCTGGGCACGCTGCCGCTGCCCAGGCGGTCGTTGGCGCTCAGGCGCCCGCGCTTGGGCAGGTCATTGATTTCATGCCACAGGGCGATGCGCCGGGTATCAATCGGCTGGATCGCCCGTGCCGGCCATACAAAATCGACGTTGTGAAACCACTGGTCGTAGAGGTCGTAGCTATCCGGCTGCATCACCGCAATGCGTTGCGCCTGTTCCACATCGTGTACCTGGTACACCAGGCGGATGCCCAGTTCCTGTTCGGCGCGCACGTGCAGGGTTTCAAGCAAGGTGACCGATGTGCCCAGCACACGCAGGGTAATCATGCTGCAAACCGCCGCGAAAAGACTTCAAAGGAGCGGCGCAGCAACGCCGGGTCAAGGCCACGCAGGATAAACACCAGGCGCGACTGACGCTCCGTGCCCGGCCATGCGGGCAAATGAACCGGGGCATGCAGGCAGTGCTGCACACCATGAATGACAATGGGAGCTGAGCTGGCGTTCACGTTGAGCAGTCCTTTGACGCGAAGAATGCGTTCGCCGTGGCATCTTAACAGCATCGACAACCAGACCCCGAACCCCACCCAGTCCAGGGGCTGGTCGAAGGTCAGGCAACAGACTTGCGCAGCGCCGTGGCTCGACGGTGTGGAAGACGCCTGGTGCAACTTCCAGCGCCCGACTTCCAGCGCGGGGGCGGCGCTGCGCAGGCCTTCGCCCAGGAGCAATTGGTCGCCGCTCTGCACCTCGTCGGTCTGGATAATCGGCGTGCCGCTGTTCAGTGCAGCCAGATGCAGGCGCAAGCCATCGCAGCTCTCCACCAGGTCGGTCTTGCTCAGCAACAAGCGATCGGCCGCGGCTACCTGCGCCAGCCATTCCGGATGCAAGCGCTCTTGCAGCGCGGCGTGGCTGGCGTCGACCAGCGTCACCACCAGGCCGATATGAAAGCGCCCACGCAGTTGCACGTCGTTGTTCAAGGTGGCGAGGATCGGCGCCGGGTCGGCCAGGCCGGTGGTTTCCAGGATCACCCGTTTAAAGGCCGGGATCTCCCCGCGCTCGCGGCGTTGCAGCAGGCCCAGCAACGCGTCCTTCAACTCGCCACGAATGGAACAACAGATGCAGCCGCTGGGCAGCAGCACCGTGTCGGGGGCGACTTCTTCGACCAGCAGATGATCGATGCCAACATCACCGAATTCATTGATCAGCAACGCGCTATCGCCGAGGCTTTCGCCCTGCAGCAAACGCTTGAGCAAGGTGGTCTTGCCGCTGCCAAGGAAGCCGGTGATCACATTCAGCGCAATACTCATCGTCAATGCTCGCCCGCAGGAGCCGGCTTGCCGGCGGTGGCGCCCTCAAGGCTGGCGCTAACCCCATGAACGCCATCGCCGGCAAGCCGGGCTCCTACAGGGCAGTGTCGATCTGGCAGATCGTGTTCCAGGTGGTCGAGCAACTTGGGGTCCAGAGGATCCAGCGGGCGGCCGAGCATGCGTTCTGCCGCGCGCCACAACGGGTCCAGGCCGCTGGCCAATTCCTGCTTGCCGGTGGCGCCGAGCAGCAGGTAGGACGCGCCCTGGAAGTCTTCGACCTTGAGCCGGAATACCGCCAGCACCTGGTTGATCGCGGCAATCCGGCGCAAGCGTTCGCGGCGCCTGGGCAACTCGTCGCCCAACGGATCACTCCAGTGCAGGTCTTCGCCCAGCAGTCCACACAGTCCGCACATGGTCAGGCCCCGGTCATGGCATGACATCGCCAGCGTTCGGCCCCAGCGTCTGCCCAACAAACAGATTGCCGCCTGGCTCGCTGGCCAGCAGCACAGCCGTCGGCGCCACCTCATCAGCCAGGCCGAACCGCCCCAGGGGCAACTCGGCAGCCTTGGCGCGCTTCCAGGCCTCGCTGATGCCGCCCACCAAGGGCGTCTCGATGGGGCCGGGCGCGATGGCGTTGACCAGCACGTTGTCCTTGGCCACTTCCAGGGCCAGGGATTTGGTAAAGCCAATCACCCCGGCCTTGGCTGCCGCGTAATGGGAGAGTTCGGCGCCCCCCTTGATTCCCAGTTGCGAGGCAATGTTGATAATCCGCCCCCAACGCTGGGCAAGCATATGGGGCAAGGCGCGCTGGCTGGCGATAAACACGCTGGTGAGGTCCACGCGCAGCATGTCGTTCCACTGCTCGATGGACAGGTCGACACAGCGCGCCTGGGTCAACATGCCAGCGTTGTTGACCAGGATATCGATACCGCCAAAATGCCTGACACAGGCATCGACACTGGCCTGGGCGCCGTCGACAGTGCCGACATCGGCCAGGCATTCGAGTACCTCGGCGCCAAGGTGGCGGCAGGTGGCGGCGGTTTCGGCCAGTGTCGCGGCATCGCGGTCGGCCAGCAGCAGGCGTGCACCTTCGGCGGCATAGGCACGGGCTATGGCGGCGCCGATACCGCTGCCGGCGCCGGTGATGACCGCGCGGCGGTGGGTGAGTTGGGGCATAAAAATCCTCCTG from Pseudomonas fluorescens encodes the following:
- a CDS encoding putative bifunctional diguanylate cyclase/phosphodiesterase; protein product: MKWRHAFQTRLTGVLALLLLVVVGAVYFAVKVATTRAVENQAQVQLETGSRVFERLLDLRGRRLQYGLDWLTVDAQFRRAVAAGQPSQILAVLQRHGTGVRGSEVFVLGLDGQVIASTLAEVPRQQAFPYAKALRRARRNSLQVLIVALAGRPFLLVEEEVLNPLPVARVVMGFAMNETFVSELRSLSNLEVSLMSVENGQPGTLFSTQPLGDRPAIIQMLQDSSSAAQGQMIEFRGQRFLSKVVPLANTGDGGQVMALLQSPLDHALQSFAPLDRQFLGIALAALMVSLVGALLMARRVSRPLDALVQASERIGAGDYRTPVTVRGKDEFGLLARAFNAMQGGIAVRERQLAHNALHDALTGLPNRALAMERLGSAISARRPVVLLYLGIENYRLINEGFGPQGVEEMLREASRCLLSSLEAGDSAARITGSEFLVLLENTQLDSAVARADHLYSLLTEPQRVGGDELRHEVSMGIAAYPEDGQQVEELISRAAIARHDAAALPGYLQIYQRDRDLAHQRQISLIRDLRRAAIEGELFLCYQPKLDLRHGYVRQAEALLRWQHPTLGLVSPAEFIPLAERSGSMASLTHWVIEAAIRQLAEWSLRGLQVQLSVNISVDDLGDEGLAPRVTQLLELHGVLAGQLIFEITESAIMHNPEQALRILEQLRGCGISLSVDDFGTGYSSLAQLQRLPVQELKIDQSFVRNLDSTSGDGVIVRSTIEMSHNLGLKVVAEGVEFEPSLKLLKQWNCDTAQGYLISRPLNAMAFEMWMRRERSIV
- a CDS encoding ABC transporter substrate-binding protein, translating into MITLRVLGTSVTLLETLHVRAEQELGIRLVYQVHDVEQAQRIAVMQPDSYDLYDQWFHNVDFVWPARAIQPIDTRRIALWHEINDLPKRGRLSANDRLGSGSVPSERLFVQHDGSLGSNVTERISMLPLTHNADSFAYRPERLPEGFCRSNESWGWLLDPALRARTALQSDAAIGALDAALAVQGAGLARFNDIGNMSIEEIDVLADILVRKQKEGHFAAFWSDDEEAAQLMLSPSIDIQSLWSPTLMRLHRAGVKYRLAVPREGYRAWFGGLSLSRHAKGPVLDAAYAYLNWWLSGWPGAVMARQGYYIGNPARSRDHLSSAEWDYWYAGLPAREELPGSDGLPLIDIGEVRDGGSYEQRMGHIAVWNSVMDEHNYLVRRWGDFMRARAV
- a CDS encoding CobW family GTP-binding protein; the protein is MSIALNVITGFLGSGKTTLLKRLLQGESLGDSALLINEFGDVGIDHLLVEEVAPDTVLLPSGCICCSIRGELKDALLGLLQRRERGEIPAFKRVILETTGLADPAPILATLNNDVQLRGRFHIGLVVTLVDASHAALQERLHPEWLAQVAAADRLLLSKTDLVESCDGLRLHLAALNSGTPIIQTDEVQSGDQLLLGEGLRSAAPALEVGRWKLHQASSTPSSHGAAQVCCLTFDQPLDWVGFGVWLSMLLRCHGERILRVKGLLNVNASSAPIVIHGVQHCLHAPVHLPAWPGTERQSRLVFILRGLDPALLRRSFEVFSRRFAA
- a CDS encoding SDR family NAD(P)-dependent oxidoreductase; the protein is MPQLTHRRAVITGAGSGIGAAIARAYAAEGARLLLADRDAATLAETAATCRHLGAEVLECLADVGTVDGAQASVDACVRHFGGIDILVNNAGMLTQARCVDLSIEQWNDMLRVDLTSVFIASQRALPHMLAQRWGRIINIASQLGIKGGAELSHYAAAKAGVIGFTKSLALEVAKDNVLVNAIAPGPIETPLVGGISEAWKRAKAAELPLGRFGLADEVAPTAVLLASEPGGNLFVGQTLGPNAGDVMP